From Oceanipulchritudo coccoides, the proteins below share one genomic window:
- a CDS encoding phosphoribosylanthranilate isomerase — MATQVKVCGITQPGDAELALSLGADFIGVIIYEKSPRAVELEKVPELLESIPKGKRVLVDVAPSAQRLESCLSLGFDAYQIHFDLDIPMASIATWSGLVGPDALWVAPRLPDSEPDFPQVLMEFAETILVDAFDKNAYGGTGHAGANWQRFLDCTLLYQHKRWILAGGLSPDNIREALGFTQAEMVDVNSGVEQSPGVKDPDRLKELFAIIRQHDRQQDDTRTQGDS; from the coding sequence ATGGCGACGCAGGTCAAAGTTTGTGGAATCACACAGCCCGGGGATGCCGAACTGGCATTGTCCCTTGGAGCAGATTTCATTGGAGTGATCATTTATGAGAAGTCTCCGCGGGCGGTTGAGCTGGAGAAAGTTCCCGAACTGCTGGAGTCGATTCCCAAGGGCAAACGGGTGCTTGTTGATGTGGCCCCATCGGCTCAGCGCCTCGAAAGCTGCCTTTCCCTTGGATTTGATGCCTACCAGATTCATTTTGACCTGGATATTCCCATGGCCTCGATCGCCACCTGGTCCGGTCTGGTTGGGCCGGATGCGCTCTGGGTGGCTCCGCGCCTCCCCGACAGCGAGCCGGATTTTCCTCAGGTCTTGATGGAGTTTGCCGAAACCATCCTTGTCGATGCATTTGACAAGAATGCGTATGGCGGAACCGGCCACGCCGGGGCAAACTGGCAACGATTCCTTGACTGCACGCTCCTTTACCAGCACAAGAGGTGGATTCTTGCTGGCGGGTTGTCACCGGATAACATCCGTGAGGCGCTCGGCTTCACGCAGGCTGAGATGGTTGATGTCAATAGTGGCGTTGAGCAGTCTCCCGGCGTCAAGGACCCGGATAGATTGAAGGAACTCTTCGCAATAATCAGGCAGCATGACAGACAACAGGACGATACTCGAACTCAAGGGGATTCATAA
- a CDS encoding uroporphyrinogen-III synthase, translating to MIQSQPLSGRRIVLTRNVEGASRLAGRLKALGAEILEIPLIEVRFDIDGESAVEIFKEFASYEWLIFTSRNGVKHFFNAFLKAYDDIRSLGFVRIAVVGKGTVEALGEYHLRADLVAPSATADDLAKALEDEETLDNLKVLVITGNRNKEDLVKRLWEDRAIVDSLRVYSTHFCDLEGNEEASRFRKEGADALVFASASSVEAFGEQAKHLQLEKGAKVPALCSFGPTTSERMKKAGIPVAVEASDPGLDGMVAALVDYFSGKA from the coding sequence ATGATCCAGTCACAACCATTGAGTGGCAGGCGCATTGTCCTCACGCGCAACGTCGAGGGCGCTAGTCGGCTTGCTGGCCGTCTGAAAGCACTTGGGGCGGAAATTCTTGAAATTCCCCTGATTGAGGTCCGCTTTGATATCGACGGTGAAAGCGCAGTCGAGATTTTCAAGGAGTTTGCCAGCTATGAATGGTTGATCTTTACCAGCCGGAATGGCGTGAAACACTTCTTCAATGCTTTTCTTAAGGCTTATGATGATATCCGCTCGCTCGGATTTGTCCGCATCGCGGTTGTCGGAAAGGGGACTGTTGAGGCACTGGGTGAGTATCATCTTCGGGCGGATCTGGTTGCTCCCAGTGCCACGGCCGATGATTTGGCAAAAGCCCTCGAGGATGAGGAGACCTTGGACAACTTGAAGGTGCTCGTCATCACGGGTAACCGAAACAAGGAGGATCTGGTCAAGCGGCTCTGGGAAGACCGGGCCATTGTCGATTCGCTGAGGGTTTACTCGACACACTTTTGTGATCTGGAGGGGAACGAGGAAGCTTCGCGATTCCGCAAGGAAGGCGCAGATGCCCTGGTCTTCGCCAGCGCCTCGTCCGTGGAGGCATTCGGGGAGCAGGCAAAACATCTCCAACTGGAAAAGGGTGCCAAGGTGCCGGCTCTTTGTAGTTTTGGACCCACTACAAGCGAGCGCATGAAGAAAGCGGGTATTCCGGTTGCTGTCGAGGCTTCGGATCCCGGACTGGACGGCATGGTGGCCGCCCTTGTGGACTATTTTTCGGGCAAGGCCTGA
- the ilvN gene encoding acetolactate synthase small subunit, with translation MRHTLSVLVENKFGVLARVAGMFSGRGFNIDTLNVAPTHDPRYSRITATVKGDTQQLDQAIKQLHKLIDVIEVQDLAQGQYAARELVLVKVAADGSKRAELLQICEIFRANIVDVSHRSMIIEMTGRQSKIDGFLEMITHFGIKQMARTGTAALPRNRKLEL, from the coding sequence ATGCGACACACGCTATCCGTCCTTGTGGAAAACAAGTTTGGGGTGCTGGCCCGAGTGGCCGGGATGTTCAGCGGGCGCGGGTTCAACATCGACACCCTGAATGTTGCCCCGACTCACGATCCGCGATACTCGCGCATCACCGCCACCGTCAAAGGCGATACCCAGCAGCTTGATCAGGCGATTAAACAGCTTCACAAGCTGATTGACGTGATTGAGGTCCAGGATCTGGCGCAAGGCCAGTACGCGGCCCGTGAACTTGTATTGGTCAAGGTGGCTGCCGATGGCTCCAAGCGCGCCGAATTGTTGCAGATTTGTGAAATTTTCCGTGCGAACATTGTGGATGTCTCGCATCGAAGCATGATTATCGAAATGACTGGCCGCCAATCCAAGATTGATGGCTTTCTTGAGATGATCACACATTTTGGAATCAAACAAATGGCACGGACAGGGACAGCAGCCCTTCCGCGCAATCGCAAACTCGAACTCTAA
- the hemC gene encoding hydroxymethylbilane synthase has translation MPEEKRTIRVVTRKSPLAMRQTEIAIEALGAACPHWDFELIPMSTTGDERLAWSLETSGGKGLFTSALEEAIVKGDGDLAVHSSKDLPTEMPEGVVLAGFLPRAPAGDLLIIRESVTEPALIATSSPRRRAQLKAVYPNAAWKEIRGNVNTRLRKISEGEAEATVMAQAGLYRLGIDHYEGLRFLPIPITRSVPAAGQGAIGLQVRAEDGPVFASLLCEQTARAVHLERAYLAAMGGGCHSATAAHFTDGQLHVFDEATGYRCLEVPEEVSHLNPTGMTEWVAEQVS, from the coding sequence ATGCCTGAGGAGAAGCGCACAATCCGGGTGGTGACCCGCAAGTCCCCACTCGCCATGCGGCAAACCGAGATTGCCATTGAGGCCCTCGGTGCGGCTTGCCCTCATTGGGACTTTGAGCTGATTCCGATGAGCACGACGGGCGATGAGCGCCTTGCCTGGTCGCTTGAAACGAGCGGCGGCAAGGGACTTTTCACGTCTGCATTGGAAGAGGCGATCGTCAAGGGAGACGGCGACCTGGCAGTGCATTCCTCCAAGGACCTCCCTACGGAAATGCCCGAAGGGGTTGTTCTTGCAGGCTTTCTGCCCCGGGCACCTGCAGGGGATTTGCTCATCATTCGGGAATCAGTGACCGAGCCGGCTTTGATTGCCACCAGTAGCCCACGGCGCCGTGCGCAGCTGAAGGCGGTCTATCCAAATGCCGCGTGGAAGGAGATCCGGGGCAATGTGAATACACGCCTGAGGAAGATTTCTGAAGGGGAGGCGGAAGCCACCGTAATGGCGCAGGCGGGTTTATACCGCTTGGGCATTGATCATTACGAGGGCCTGCGATTTCTCCCTATCCCGATCACCCGCAGCGTACCGGCTGCCGGTCAGGGAGCGATCGGGTTGCAGGTACGGGCCGAAGATGGACCGGTTTTTGCCAGTCTGCTCTGTGAGCAAACAGCCCGTGCGGTTCATCTCGAGCGGGCTTATCTCGCGGCCATGGGGGGTGGATGCCACTCCGCCACAGCAGCCCATTTCACCGATGGCCAACTGCATGTTTTCGATGAGGCCACCGGCTATCGTTGCTTGGAGGTTCCGGAAGAAGTGAGTCATCTGAATCCCACGGGGATGACGGAGTGGGTAGCCGAACAAGTGTCATGA
- the rph gene encoding ribonuclease PH, translated as MENKTRTDGRQPDELRPIHFELDFAPHASGSVLACFGNTRVICAATLEPNVPRWMKAQGVEGGWMSAEYSMLPYSTLDRKKRDIAKGRQDGRSVEIQRLIGRSLRAVADLSKLPGHTLWVDCDVLQADGGTRTASITGAWLAAEVAIRRAINKGALAESPFREPVAAVSVGVLEDLGLLDLCYVEDRDASVDANIVMTGSGQFVEAQASGEEATFSHDQLIQLLDLAKGGIMKLVQLQNESLASAQLERPIDL; from the coding sequence ATGGAGAATAAAACACGCACTGACGGACGACAGCCCGATGAATTAAGGCCCATCCATTTCGAATTGGATTTTGCCCCGCACGCCAGCGGATCGGTTTTGGCGTGCTTCGGGAACACCCGGGTTATCTGTGCTGCCACCCTAGAGCCCAACGTGCCACGCTGGATGAAGGCCCAGGGCGTGGAGGGCGGATGGATGTCGGCCGAATATAGCATGCTCCCCTACTCGACCCTCGACCGCAAAAAGCGCGATATTGCCAAAGGACGCCAGGATGGGCGCTCCGTGGAAATCCAGCGCCTGATCGGGCGCAGCCTGCGCGCTGTGGCCGACCTTTCCAAGCTGCCAGGTCATACCCTCTGGGTGGATTGTGATGTCCTGCAAGCCGACGGCGGGACGCGTACCGCCTCCATCACCGGCGCATGGCTCGCCGCCGAAGTGGCCATTCGCCGCGCGATCAACAAAGGCGCATTGGCGGAGTCCCCTTTCCGTGAGCCGGTGGCCGCGGTCAGTGTGGGTGTCCTTGAAGACCTTGGCCTTTTGGATTTGTGTTATGTTGAGGATCGCGATGCTTCCGTCGACGCCAACATTGTCATGACCGGATCAGGACAATTTGTCGAGGCACAGGCCTCAGGTGAGGAAGCCACCTTCTCGCACGATCAACTGATCCAGCTATTGGATCTCGCGAAAGGCGGTATCATGAAGTTGGTTCAATTGCAGAACGAGTCGCTGGCGTCCGCTCAACTGGAACGCCCCATCGACTTGTAG
- the ilvC gene encoding ketol-acid reductoisomerase, with amino-acid sequence MPAKVYTDKDADLRTIKNKTLAVIGFGSQGHAHALNLKESGMTVLVGLYKGSKSIPVARKLGFEVVEVAEAVQRADVIMIAVPDMKQKSVYESEIQPNLTKGKTLVFIHGFAILYGLVTPPKGVSVIMVAPKGPGHTVRAQYLEGKGVPALIAVLKGSAKDSKKIALAWAKGIGSARAGVIQTTFKEETETDLFGEQAVLCGGASALVQAGYETLVDAGYQPEMAYFECLHELKLIVDMMVESGVSGMRFSISETAEYGDYTRGPKVINASSKKAMQKVLKDIQSGKFAREWIKEAEAGFPNYKQFQKDSVKHPIEKTGDRLRSLMPWVKKRNLKGAQAGYSS; translated from the coding sequence ATGCCTGCAAAGGTGTATACAGACAAGGACGCGGATCTCCGTACAATCAAGAACAAGACCCTCGCCGTTATCGGCTTTGGTTCCCAGGGGCACGCACATGCGTTGAACCTCAAGGAAAGTGGCATGACCGTGCTGGTCGGGCTTTACAAGGGGAGCAAATCCATTCCTGTGGCCAGAAAGCTCGGGTTTGAGGTGGTCGAGGTGGCTGAAGCGGTTCAGCGGGCCGATGTGATCATGATTGCCGTTCCGGACATGAAGCAGAAGTCCGTCTACGAAAGCGAGATCCAGCCGAACCTGACCAAGGGCAAGACGCTGGTCTTTATCCACGGTTTTGCGATTCTCTACGGTCTCGTTACTCCGCCGAAGGGTGTGAGCGTGATCATGGTCGCCCCGAAGGGACCCGGCCACACCGTGCGTGCGCAGTACCTCGAGGGGAAGGGCGTGCCAGCATTGATTGCTGTTCTGAAGGGATCCGCAAAGGATTCCAAGAAGATCGCCCTGGCATGGGCCAAGGGGATTGGCTCGGCTCGGGCCGGTGTTATCCAGACAACTTTCAAGGAAGAGACGGAAACAGACTTGTTTGGCGAGCAGGCAGTTCTTTGCGGTGGCGCCAGCGCACTTGTCCAGGCCGGCTATGAGACACTTGTCGATGCCGGATACCAGCCGGAGATGGCTTACTTTGAGTGTCTGCACGAATTGAAGTTGATCGTCGACATGATGGTTGAATCCGGGGTCAGCGGAATGCGTTTCAGCATTTCCGAGACCGCCGAGTATGGTGACTACACCCGTGGACCAAAAGTGATTAACGCTTCCTCCAAGAAGGCCATGCAAAAGGTCCTGAAGGATATCCAGAGCGGCAAGTTTGCCCGTGAATGGATCAAGGAAGCTGAAGCCGGTTTCCCGAACTACAAGCAGTTCCAGAAGGATAGTGTGAAGCACCCGATCGAAAAGACCGGGGATCGCTTGCGCAGCCTCATGCCCTGGGTCAAAAAGCGGAACCTGAAGGGTGCGCAAGCCGGGTATTCTTCCTGA